Proteins encoded together in one Pelagicoccus sp. SDUM812003 window:
- a CDS encoding efflux RND transporter permease subunit, with product MKSSFTDIFIRRPVLAIVVNLVILIAGGQAIYNAFSGSGDFTVRQYPRSENASVTVTTVYIGANAELVRGFITSPLERAIASADGIDYLESSSTQSMSTITARLKLNYDPTKALAEISSKVDQVRADLPPESEVPIINIATADSQFAQMYLRFGSDLLEANEVTDYLVRVVQPALTAVPGVQKADILGGRTYAMRIWLKPDRMAALDVSPSNIRQALARNNYLSALGQTKGSYIQVNLTANTNLTTVDDFKALPIKEDGASIVRLEEVADVVLGAENYDSDVRFSGEKAVFMGIWVLPTANSLDVIDRVTAQLEKLETRFPVGFTGGVAYDATEYIDDAINEVIRTLSETLAVVVIVIFLFLGRIRTVLVPVIAIPVSLIGAVFLMQVFGFSVNLLTLLAIVLSVGLVVDDAIVVVENVERHLREGKTPVDAAILSARELVGPIIAMTLTLAAVYTPIAARGGLTGSLFREFAITLAGAVLISGVVALTLSPMMASLLLTQEGEEKGLAGAINRGFDRLRNLYGRLLDSSLEARPAVYVMWIGLSVLTLPMLFLSTMTTELAPAEDQGIVFGVVQGPSNATLEQTLLYTDRIQETFESVPEYEQSFQITTPGGGFGGMIAKPWGERERTIFEIRQELFPGLSSLPGVTMFPILPAALPGASNFPVEFIIASTAETEEIYEVAKEIATRAGQTGLFAMPPEIDLKIDLPQSEIVLDRDLVTSLGLDMQQVGADMGAMFGGGYVNRFSKQGRSYKVIPQIKRMERLSPDQLANIHVTGPQGELVPLSTFATVENSTEPRSLNRFNQLNAVKISGIPMVPLDQALKTLESLADEVMPTGYVVDYGGESRQLRTASGGFVQLFGMALLLIFLVLAAQFNSFRDPLVILAGSTPLAMFGALIFTSLRAPGDGWVPNWTWGWTTSWNIYSQVGMITLIGLVAKNAILIVEFANVLQRQGKSKLDAIRESARTRLRPILMTTAATVFGHIMLIFVSGAGAAARNSIGLVLVNGMAIGTLFTLFIVPSVYMLIAKDHKAELKA from the coding sequence ATGAAATCTAGTTTCACCGACATTTTCATACGTCGTCCGGTTTTGGCCATCGTGGTCAATCTCGTTATTCTCATCGCGGGTGGGCAGGCGATCTACAACGCGTTTAGCGGCTCGGGCGACTTCACGGTGCGCCAGTATCCGCGAAGCGAAAACGCGTCCGTGACCGTGACGACCGTCTACATAGGAGCCAACGCGGAATTGGTGCGCGGTTTTATCACAAGTCCGTTGGAGCGCGCTATCGCATCGGCGGATGGTATCGACTATTTGGAGTCATCGAGCACGCAAAGCATGTCGACCATCACCGCGCGCTTGAAACTCAACTACGATCCGACCAAAGCCCTAGCGGAGATCTCCTCCAAAGTCGATCAGGTACGGGCCGATCTGCCTCCGGAGTCGGAAGTGCCGATCATCAACATCGCCACCGCGGACTCGCAGTTCGCTCAGATGTATCTAAGATTTGGATCCGATCTTCTGGAAGCCAACGAAGTGACCGATTATCTGGTGCGCGTGGTTCAGCCCGCTCTCACTGCGGTGCCAGGCGTTCAGAAAGCGGACATTCTTGGAGGGCGCACCTATGCGATGCGCATCTGGCTCAAGCCCGATCGCATGGCGGCCTTGGACGTGAGCCCCTCGAACATCCGTCAGGCCCTGGCCCGAAACAACTACCTCTCGGCTCTTGGCCAGACCAAAGGCAGCTACATTCAGGTGAACCTCACCGCCAATACCAACCTGACCACGGTAGATGATTTCAAAGCGCTTCCCATCAAGGAGGACGGGGCTTCCATCGTGCGGCTGGAGGAAGTCGCGGACGTGGTGCTGGGGGCGGAGAACTACGACTCGGATGTTCGCTTTTCGGGCGAGAAGGCCGTGTTTATGGGGATTTGGGTGCTGCCCACAGCGAATTCGCTTGATGTGATCGATCGTGTGACGGCCCAGCTGGAGAAGCTGGAAACGCGATTCCCGGTGGGCTTCACGGGAGGAGTCGCGTATGATGCCACTGAATACATCGACGATGCGATCAACGAGGTGATCCGCACGCTGAGCGAAACCTTGGCGGTAGTGGTGATCGTCATCTTTCTTTTCCTAGGACGTATCCGCACCGTGCTCGTGCCGGTGATCGCGATTCCGGTGTCGCTCATCGGGGCCGTTTTTCTGATGCAGGTATTCGGCTTCAGCGTGAACTTGCTCACCCTGTTGGCTATCGTGCTGTCGGTCGGTCTGGTGGTGGATGACGCCATCGTGGTGGTGGAGAACGTAGAGCGACATCTGCGGGAAGGGAAAACCCCGGTGGATGCCGCCATCTTGAGCGCTCGAGAGCTGGTGGGGCCCATCATCGCCATGACGCTGACGCTCGCCGCGGTGTACACCCCGATCGCCGCTCGCGGCGGCTTGACGGGTTCGCTCTTCCGCGAGTTTGCCATCACTTTGGCGGGAGCGGTTCTGATCTCCGGGGTGGTCGCCCTCACGCTATCGCCCATGATGGCTTCTTTGCTTTTGACGCAGGAGGGCGAGGAGAAAGGGCTCGCAGGGGCCATCAACCGCGGCTTCGACCGCTTGCGAAACCTCTACGGGCGATTGCTGGACAGCTCTCTCGAAGCGCGACCGGCGGTCTACGTGATGTGGATCGGATTGAGCGTCCTGACCTTGCCGATGCTCTTTCTGTCAACCATGACCACTGAGCTGGCGCCTGCGGAGGACCAAGGCATCGTCTTCGGCGTGGTGCAAGGACCGTCCAACGCCACGCTAGAGCAAACCCTGCTCTACACGGACCGGATTCAGGAGACCTTTGAAAGCGTGCCCGAATACGAGCAATCCTTTCAGATAACCACTCCGGGAGGCGGCTTCGGAGGCATGATCGCCAAGCCATGGGGCGAGCGGGAGCGCACCATTTTCGAGATCCGCCAGGAGCTCTTTCCGGGGCTGAGCAGCTTGCCGGGGGTAACCATGTTTCCCATCCTTCCGGCGGCCCTTCCAGGGGCGAGCAATTTCCCGGTGGAGTTCATCATCGCATCGACCGCGGAAACGGAGGAGATCTACGAGGTGGCCAAGGAAATCGCTACTCGGGCCGGGCAAACCGGTCTGTTCGCCATGCCGCCGGAGATCGACTTGAAGATCGATCTGCCTCAGTCCGAGATCGTGCTCGATCGCGATCTGGTGACCTCGCTGGGTCTGGACATGCAGCAAGTCGGAGCGGACATGGGAGCCATGTTTGGCGGCGGCTACGTGAACCGCTTCAGCAAGCAAGGCCGCAGCTACAAGGTCATCCCTCAGATCAAGCGCATGGAGCGACTGAGTCCCGACCAGCTGGCGAACATCCATGTCACGGGCCCGCAAGGGGAGCTGGTGCCGCTTTCCACGTTTGCCACGGTGGAAAACTCCACCGAACCGCGCTCGCTGAATCGCTTCAACCAGCTCAACGCGGTCAAGATCAGCGGCATTCCCATGGTGCCCTTGGACCAGGCGCTCAAGACCTTGGAAAGCTTGGCGGACGAGGTCATGCCTACTGGGTACGTCGTGGATTACGGAGGCGAGTCGCGCCAGCTCCGCACTGCCAGCGGCGGATTCGTGCAGCTCTTTGGCATGGCCTTGCTGCTGATTTTCCTGGTGCTCGCCGCGCAGTTCAATTCCTTCCGCGATCCGCTGGTGATCCTGGCTGGATCGACGCCGCTCGCCATGTTCGGAGCCCTGATCTTCACCTCGCTTCGAGCTCCAGGGGACGGCTGGGTGCCGAACTGGACCTGGGGCTGGACCACCAGTTGGAACATCTATTCGCAGGTGGGCATGATCACCCTGATCGGTTTGGTGGCGAAGAACGCGATTCTCATCGTGGAATTCGCCAACGTGCTGCAGCGGCAGGGCAAGTCGAAGCTGGACGCCATTCGCGAGTCGGCGCGCACCCGTCTGCGGCCGATTCTGATGACCACCGCGGCGACCGTGTTCGGCCACATCATGCTGATCTTCGTAAGCGGCGCTGGGGCGGCGGCCCGAAACTCCATCGGTCTGGTTTTGGTAAACGGCATGGCCATCGGCACGCTTTTCACCCTGTTCATCGTGCCGTCGGTGTACATGCTGATCGCCAAGGACCACAAAGCGGAGCTGAAGGCCTAG
- a CDS encoding carbohydrate kinase produces MNQTPPKQQPQVACFGEILWDSMPHGLFIGGAPYNVAYHLARLDQPTLLVSAVGSDELGKLALEKAKDSGVDVSCIQISDIYPTGIADIFINQDNDADYDIRKPAAWDFVELTQLVEEKVANCTALVFGTLASRSSVTRATLFSLLEGFKGLTVCDVNLRKPYDDRDLVLSIASKAQVVKLNEDELYTLSQLNSDTTSLEQALNTFKDLVGAQMIFLTRGKDPAVYFDGTRMIFASPPDRGDVADTVGAGDAFTAAIIQSMLYQNDVETSLDRGVRLGAYVATQHGAQPIYEPEAAMA; encoded by the coding sequence ATGAATCAAACGCCCCCAAAACAGCAACCGCAGGTCGCCTGCTTCGGCGAAATCCTCTGGGATTCCATGCCGCACGGGCTCTTCATTGGCGGAGCCCCTTACAACGTCGCCTACCACCTGGCTCGACTCGACCAACCGACCCTGCTCGTCTCAGCCGTCGGGAGCGACGAACTGGGAAAGCTAGCCCTCGAGAAAGCGAAGGACTCTGGAGTCGACGTTTCCTGTATCCAAATTTCGGACATCTATCCAACTGGCATCGCCGACATCTTCATCAACCAGGACAACGATGCGGACTACGATATCCGCAAGCCGGCAGCGTGGGATTTCGTGGAGCTAACGCAGCTGGTGGAGGAGAAAGTGGCCAACTGCACGGCTCTGGTATTCGGCACCCTGGCCTCTCGCTCCAGCGTCACGCGGGCTACCTTGTTCTCGCTGCTCGAGGGCTTCAAAGGCCTCACGGTCTGCGACGTCAATCTGCGCAAGCCCTACGACGATCGCGACCTGGTGCTTTCCATCGCCAGCAAGGCTCAGGTCGTCAAGCTCAACGAGGACGAGCTCTACACGCTCAGCCAGCTCAACTCGGACACCACCTCGCTGGAACAAGCTCTCAACACCTTCAAGGATCTGGTCGGCGCCCAGATGATCTTCCTCACGAGAGGAAAGGATCCAGCGGTCTACTTCGATGGGACCCGCATGATATTCGCCTCGCCGCCAGATCGTGGCGACGTAGCGGATACCGTGGGGGCTGGCGATGCCTTCACCGCCGCCATCATCCAAAGCATGCTCTATCAGAACGACGTGGAAACGAGCCTGGATCGCGGCGTTCGCCTTGGGGCCTACGTGGCTACGCAGCACGGAGCCCAGCCGATCTACGAGCCCGAAGCCGCCATGGCCTAG